A section of the Nitrospirota bacterium genome encodes:
- a CDS encoding DUF2892 domain-containing protein, which translates to MIERILRGIAGVVVLLSLILAQVHSPTWLILTAIMGLNLFQSAFTNW; encoded by the coding sequence ATGATAGAAAGAATTCTTAGAGGGATAGCAGGAGTTGTAGTCTTGTTAAGTTTAATTCTGGCACAGGTGCATTCTCCTACATGGCTTATACTCACTGCAATAATGGGACTGAATCTCTTTCAGTCAGCCTTTACGAACTGGTGA
- a CDS encoding cytochrome c3 family protein: MSKKVLIICMVFVGVVLGAYFYVKEVMFKSPENCNVCHFMTPFYKKWETSTHNRVDCLKCHVYTPLNAVSGQLRLWAGTYNPRPRTTVLDKNCLQSGCHDRRLIESKAISTKRGINFDHMPHFTEIKRGIKLHCRSCHSDIVQGEHVKISMDVCFLCHFKGVSPGQAVTGCPSCHTAPKQPIVVKGKTFSHDEAMKAGYKCNQCHTEVTRGKGIVPKEKCYFCHVEKTEMYEDVRFMHLNHVTKNQLDCLWCHPRIEHGKIRIAEKFPPKNKEVR, encoded by the coding sequence ATGAGCAAAAAGGTTCTCATAATTTGTATGGTATTTGTTGGAGTAGTTCTTGGTGCCTATTTTTATGTAAAAGAGGTGATGTTCAAATCCCCAGAGAATTGTAATGTCTGCCATTTCATGACCCCCTTTTATAAGAAGTGGGAGACATCAACCCATAACAGGGTTGATTGCCTTAAGTGTCATGTTTATACGCCTCTCAATGCGGTCTCAGGCCAGCTAAGACTTTGGGCAGGGACATACAATCCGAGGCCCAGGACTACTGTTCTCGATAAGAATTGCCTCCAGTCAGGCTGCCATGACAGGCGACTGATCGAATCAAAGGCCATATCTACAAAGAGGGGCATAAACTTCGACCATATGCCACATTTTACAGAGATAAAAAGAGGTATAAAGCTCCATTGTAGAAGCTGCCATTCAGACATAGTTCAGGGGGAACATGTGAAGATTTCGATGGATGTATGTTTTCTCTGCCACTTTAAAGGAGTCTCCCCTGGTCAGGCGGTTACAGGATGTCCTTCATGCCATACAGCTCCGAAGCAGCCCATAGTGGTGAAGGGTAAGACCTTTTCCCATGATGAGGCAATGAAGGCAGGATATAAATGCAACCAATGCCATACAGAAGTAACAAGGGGTAAGGGCATCGTCCCCAAGGAGAAGTGTTATTTTTGCCATGTAGAGAAGACTGAGATGTACGAGGACGTTAGATTCATGCATTTAAACCATGTCACAAAGAATCAGCTTGACTGCCTCTGGTGTCACCCAAGGATAGAACACGGGAAAATAAGAATCGCTGAGAAGTTCCCACCAAAAAATAAGGAGGTAAGGTAA
- a CDS encoding YeeE/YedE thiosulfate transporter family protein has protein sequence MRNILTKPWSFVWGGFLVGLAEVLYFLKYETPIPITTGLAKMFGTIEENITKTDLITRVYSADIHWVVVGIIFGACLVTLLERERKTWVRYPLRTVILAFAGGAIFGFGTRIAQGCTTWHYLGGIPAMSLTSIVVAIVSIPFAYLAFMVMAKLNVGGFMKHQEVKTTVLRCVELEYQIDTLGYDPEHKPYKEPIRLIFTSFFLLLVVSVAWTTFKGESPNSIGELPLGGILIKGLAGFLMGFGIAKSGFGTECAVMAPKSLLFKPKHFEAMKIAKITQTMFTGLMPFAGLLVAILMLNLTILFTWIVLGWDVPVVVESGRYKWGFHLGHLVGGPLLGIGAVLMIGCEIRSYARLGMAYLTGLAALPGFILGYLPYTLYKDELDAIFFSRGILKEKNMLELLPDNPYIQYGFAFLYTAILFALLIWAIKKGSQIARVTPKEYVTKSTDEVFLKGLHEENKKVYKGKQGV, from the coding sequence ATGAGAAATATTCTAACAAAACCATGGTCGTTTGTATGGGGCGGTTTTCTTGTCGGACTTGCAGAGGTGTTATATTTTCTCAAGTATGAGACACCCATACCGATAACAACAGGGCTTGCAAAGATGTTTGGCACTATCGAAGAAAATATCACTAAGACGGATTTGATTACAAGGGTCTACAGCGCTGATATCCACTGGGTCGTAGTTGGAATAATATTTGGAGCGTGTCTTGTGACATTGCTGGAGCGGGAAAGAAAGACATGGGTGAGATACCCATTGCGTACTGTGATTCTTGCCTTTGCTGGTGGGGCAATCTTTGGCTTTGGCACAAGGATTGCTCAGGGATGCACAACATGGCATTATCTTGGGGGAATCCCTGCCATGAGCCTCACATCTATAGTTGTTGCAATCGTAAGCATTCCCTTTGCATATCTCGCCTTTATGGTAATGGCAAAGTTGAATGTAGGAGGATTCATGAAACATCAGGAAGTAAAGACTACTGTCCTGAGATGTGTCGAACTTGAATACCAGATTGATACCCTGGGTTATGACCCTGAACACAAACCATATAAAGAACCCATTAGGCTTATCTTCACCAGTTTTTTCCTCCTATTGGTAGTATCAGTAGCCTGGACAACATTTAAAGGCGAATCACCAAATAGCATTGGTGAGCTGCCATTGGGTGGAATTCTGATTAAGGGGCTTGCTGGATTTCTTATGGGCTTTGGTATTGCTAAATCAGGATTTGGGACGGAATGTGCTGTAATGGCACCAAAGTCCCTCCTTTTTAAGCCAAAACATTTTGAGGCTATGAAGATAGCTAAGATAACCCAAACCATGTTTACAGGACTGATGCCCTTTGCTGGGCTTCTCGTTGCAATACTTATGCTTAATCTTACAATTCTGTTTACATGGATAGTTTTAGGATGGGATGTGCCAGTAGTGGTAGAATCAGGCAGGTATAAATGGGGATTCCACTTAGGACATCTCGTAGGTGGACCTCTGCTTGGTATTGGAGCAGTTCTAATGATAGGCTGTGAGATAAGATCATACGCAAGGCTCGGAATGGCATATCTTACGGGGCTGGCAGCCTTGCCTGGCTTCATACTGGGATATCTGCCATATACTTTATACAAGGACGAATTAGATGCGATCTTCTTCTCAAGGGGAATCCTGAAGGAAAAGAATATGCTTGAGCTTCTACCGGATAATCCGTATATCCAGTACGGCTTTGCATTCCTTTATACTGCTATTCTTTTTGCTCTCCTTATATGGGCGATAAAGAAAGGTTCACAGATAGCACGGGTAACGCCGAAGGAGTATGTCACTAAGTCTACAGATGAAGTATTTTTAAAGGGGCTACATGAAGAAAACAAAAAAGTTTATAAAGGAAAACAGGGGGTGTAA
- a CDS encoding outer membrane lipoprotein-sorting protein, whose product MRRFLVFLVMILLPLEAFAITADEVMKKSQASFLYHGKDFKARVMMKLISKGGAERIRELTMLRKNYGDVGGNQKYFIYFFQPADVRDMTFMVYKYPAKDDDRWLFVPAINMVRRIAAQDKRSSFVGSDFTYEDVSGRDIEDDTHAIVKEEKLGGKDCYVIKSTPKAGDVDYSYKLSWIDKANSLPLKEEYYDRKRELYKVFTADEIKDVKGFPTVTKRTMKNLQSGHRTEVTFKKTEYNIGLPDDAFTERYLRKPERRWID is encoded by the coding sequence ATGAGAAGGTTTTTGGTCTTTTTAGTAATGATATTGCTTCCGCTTGAGGCATTTGCCATTACAGCAGACGAAGTCATGAAAAAATCACAGGCTTCCTTTCTTTATCATGGCAAGGATTTTAAGGCAAGAGTGATGATGAAGCTCATAAGCAAAGGTGGGGCGGAGAGGATAAGGGAACTTACCATGTTGAGAAAGAATTATGGCGATGTAGGTGGAAATCAGAAGTATTTCATATACTTCTTCCAGCCTGCTGATGTCAGAGATATGACATTTATGGTTTATAAGTATCCTGCGAAAGACGATGACAGATGGCTCTTTGTCCCTGCCATAAACATGGTGAGACGCATTGCTGCACAGGACAAGCGTTCAAGTTTCGTAGGCTCTGATTTCACTTATGAAGATGTCTCTGGAAGGGACATCGAGGATGATACACATGCCATTGTAAAGGAAGAAAAACTTGGAGGGAAAGATTGTTATGTAATAAAGAGCACTCCAAAGGCAGGAGATGTAGATTACAGTTACAAACTCTCATGGATCGATAAAGCCAACTCTCTACCACTGAAGGAAGAATATTATGATAGGAAAAGAGAACTTTACAAGGTCTTCACAGCAGATGAGATAAAGGATGTAAAAGGATTTCCAACAGTCACAAAAAGGACGATGAAGAACCTCCAGAGCGGGCACAGGACTGAGGTCACATTCAAAAAGACAGAGTATAACATCGGATTACCTGACGATGCATTCACAGAAAGGTATCTCAGAAAACCTGAAAGAAGATGGATTGATTAA
- the phnD gene encoding phosphate/phosphite/phosphonate ABC transporter substrate-binding protein, with translation MRVGKILTLLIIPAILYTSEAKAVHTEDISEQKKATVYFSAITLYHPIVMYQRYQPLMDYLTKNTPYRFVLKLSQDYRDIINFLKTNKVQVALLGGVTYSIAKKEFGVIPILRPVGADGKPFYRCVFITRAENKEINALSDLKGKSIAFASKLSTSGNLAPLYHLYFKGGLRLEDFSRYVNLKYHDSVAREVLRGNFDAGAVIDSVANRFKDRGLKIIDISDPIPGLPIVVRADVSPKIIDAIKKALLSLDYNNPKHRKMMEQWDEEFRYGFAEATDYDYESICKMMNYLSKNGVNIQCLKKGIKIQ, from the coding sequence GTGAGAGTAGGTAAGATACTAACCCTTCTTATAATTCCTGCAATACTTTACACAAGTGAAGCCAAAGCTGTTCACACAGAGGATATTTCTGAACAGAAAAAGGCAACGGTCTATTTCAGTGCCATAACCCTTTACCATCCTATTGTAATGTATCAGAGATACCAGCCTCTCATGGACTATCTTACAAAAAATACACCATATAGGTTTGTGCTGAAACTCAGTCAGGACTACAGGGATATAATAAATTTTCTTAAAACCAACAAGGTGCAGGTTGCATTGCTCGGTGGTGTTACATATTCTATAGCAAAAAAGGAATTTGGTGTGATTCCAATCCTGAGACCTGTTGGTGCAGATGGTAAGCCTTTTTACAGATGTGTATTCATTACAAGAGCTGAAAACAAAGAGATTAACGCACTTTCAGACCTTAAAGGGAAATCTATTGCTTTTGCATCGAAACTATCAACCTCAGGGAACCTCGCACCCCTCTATCATCTTTATTTCAAAGGAGGTTTAAGACTTGAGGATTTTTCACGATATGTAAACTTGAAGTACCACGACTCTGTTGCAAGAGAAGTTTTGAGGGGAAACTTTGATGCAGGGGCTGTCATAGACTCTGTTGCAAACAGGTTTAAAGACAGAGGGCTAAAGATCATAGATATCTCTGACCCAATACCAGGACTGCCTATAGTTGTGCGGGCAGATGTATCACCTAAGATTATAGACGCCATAAAAAAAGCACTCCTCTCTTTAGATTACAACAATCCCAAACACCGCAAGATGATGGAGCAATGGGACGAAGAGTTCAGATACGGATTTGCTGAGGCAACAGACTATGATTATGAATCCATATGTAAAATGATGAACTATTTAAGTAAAAATGGTGTAAATATACAATGTTTAAAGAAGGGTATAAAGATACAATAA
- a CDS encoding rhodanese-like domain-containing protein, with protein MRKLKMCLILSVVIIFMALPAFAQDDTAKKMSDVLMKGMAEGHWQVTADEIYMWIKTKKADFLVVDVRPRLEEYKEGHIPGAIYIPYNEILKPENLKKLPKDKKIVLICATGQLQNLPIVPLRVLGYDAYTMAFGYSAWIKGYGGGEAMKRVINKAATKNYPIKK; from the coding sequence ATGAGGAAGCTTAAAATGTGTTTGATTTTATCAGTTGTCATTATTTTCATGGCATTGCCAGCATTTGCACAGGATGACACGGCTAAAAAAATGTCTGATGTGCTAATGAAAGGTATGGCAGAAGGTCACTGGCAGGTGACTGCAGATGAAATCTATATGTGGATAAAGACAAAAAAGGCGGATTTCCTTGTTGTAGATGTCAGACCGAGATTGGAGGAGTACAAGGAAGGACATATTCCGGGGGCGATATACATACCTTATAATGAGATACTAAAACCAGAAAACCTTAAAAAACTCCCAAAAGACAAAAAGATAGTCCTTATCTGTGCTACAGGGCAGCTCCAGAATCTGCCGATAGTGCCTTTGAGGGTGCTCGGCTATGACGCCTACACAATGGCATTCGGCTATTCTGCATGGATTAAGGGTTACGGCGGAGGAGAGGCAATGAAAAGAGTAATAAACAAAGCAGCAACAAAAAATTACCCCATAAAGAAATGA